One Setaria viridis chromosome 5, Setaria_viridis_v4.0, whole genome shotgun sequence genomic region harbors:
- the LOC140222731 gene encoding probable auxin efflux carrier component 8: protein MISWPTIYHVLEETVPLYVAMIVAYLSIQWWKLFTPEQCSGINKFVAKFSIPLLSFQILSTNDPYDMNLKLIFSDILQKSLSLLGFAVISKACCGEKFDWLITGFSLSTLPNTLIVGIPLLKGMYGNEAVKLLSQIVALQSLIWYTLLLFLFEFRAARGLATTTSSGTNEGESGTPGPMEERHEEGRAKGVSARCYSAFCFLLVVGRKLVINPNMYASLIGLIWALISFRWRVQLPSIVSNSIRILSDGGLGMAMFSLGLFTALQTKIIACGTKKMLLSLGIRFFLGPALMVISSYAIGMHGILLKVAIIQAALPQGIVPFVFAKEYNVHADIVSTAIIVGMMVAVPVALGYYFVIDHPRF from the exons ATGATCTCTTGGCCAACCATCTACCATGTTCTTGAAGAAACAGTGCCCTTGTATGTAGCTATGATAGTGGCCTACTTGTCCATACAATGGTGGAAGCTATTCACCCCAGAGCAGTGCTCTGGTATAAACAAGTTTGTGGCGAAGTTCTCCATTCCTTTGCTCTCTTTCCAGATCCTCTCTACAAACGATCCTTATGACATGAACCTAAAGCTCATATTCTCAGACATCCTACAGAAATCACTCTCCTTGCTGGGGTTTGCAGTTATCTCTAAAGCATGTTGTGGGGAGAAGTTTGATTGGCTGATTACAGGCTTTTCTTTATCAACACTGCCCAATACCTTGATTGTTGGCATCCCATTGCTGAAAGGAATGTATGGCAATGAAGCTGTGAAGCTTCTAAGTCAGATAGTTGCCCTACAGAGCCTAATTTGGTACACACTTCTGTTGTTTCTGTTTGAGTTTCGGGCTGCTAGAGGACTGGCTACGACAACATCATCTGGAACAA ATGAAGGAGAATCAGGTACTCCAGGACCTATGGAGGAAAGACACGAAGAGGGCCGAGCAAAAGGAGTATCAGCAAGATGTTATAGCGCTTTTTGCTTTTTGTTGGTGGTCGGTAGGAAGCTAGTGATAAATCCCAATATGTATGCAAGCCTAATCGGCCTAATCTGGGCACTGATCAGCTTCAG GTGGCGAGTACAGTTACCATCGATCGTCAGCAATTCCATAAGAATACTTTCAGATGGAGGGCTAGGGATGGCGATGTTCAGCCTAG GTCTTTTCACTGCCCTACAAACTAAAATTATAGCCTGTGGAACCAAAAAGATGCTACTATCACTAGGCATCAGATTCTTCCTAGGACCAGCCCTGATGGTGATATCTTCCTATGCAATTGGTATGCATGGGATTTTGCTGAAGGTGGCTATCATACAG GCAGCTCTACCTCAAGGAATAGTGCCATTTGTGTTTGCGAAGGAGTATAACGTGCACGCAGACATTGTGAGCACTGC GATAATTGTCGGCATGATGGTTGCAGTTCCTGTGGCCCTGGGTTACTACTTCGTCATCGACCATCCCAGATTCTAA
- the LOC117857081 gene encoding putative pentatricopeptide repeat-containing protein At5g40405: MITATVDAHRRMGPDARWHSRIRRRPGPRARELSRARRRGGQFGTAAHPVGPTLGFREPRSLQPKKGSRARPAPETPRDSSMTQTSPMPPLLGEATLLPSLTAAAPHHVLRALHAHLLVSGRLASPPHLAAFLASLASSGHLAYARLVLPRRPATLLAHNALLRALARGPRPGLAFAAFRDLPLPPDHYSLSFLVRAAAALAAAPAAAGERPVRTEASARRLLVAVSAHGAAVRRGHAADPHVQSGVVSMYAALGDAAGARAAFAEITCPDVVCVTAMVGALSAGGDVDAARDLFDEMPLRDHVAWNAMIAGYVHVGRTREALRLFDEMQSAGAAIGEATLVSVLTACAQMGALDRGKWVHWYMRSHGMRMSVMLGTALVDMYSKCGVVATAMEVFESMGERNVYTWTSAVSGLAMNGMGLECLELFKRMESSGVQPNGVTFVAVLRGCSMAGLVDEGRTCFDSMKDKHGIDPWLEHYGCMVDLYGRAGRLDDAINFINGMPVEPHEGVWGALVNASRIHNNVELGKHALDKLLQIESENDAAHVLLSNIYAVTQNWKGVSRVRGMMKAKGVKKVPGWSAIEVDGKVHEFFVGGKSHPRYKEIEMMLAEMSRRLRLQGYAANTKEVLFDIEEEEKEDAISLHSEKLALAFGLIALPEDVEIRIVKNLRVCKDCHDYTKLISKVFDREIITRDRNRFHHFKDGTCSCKDYW, encoded by the coding sequence ATGATAACTGCGACCGTCGATGCACACAGGCGCATGGGCCCGGATGCCCGTTGGCACTCGCgcatccgccgccggccggggccgaGAGCCCGAGAGCTCTCTCGCGCGCGACGACGGGGCGGGCAATTCGGCACGGCAGCCCATCCCGTCGGCCCAACCCTCGGATTCCGAGAGCCACGATCGCTTCAACCAAAAAAAGGaagccgcgcgcgccccgcacCGGAGACTCCGAGGGACAGCAGCATGACCCAAACCAGCCCGATGCCGCCGCTGCTCGGCGAGGCCACGCTGCTCCCGTCCCtcaccgcggcggcgccccaCCACGTCCTGCGCGCGCTCCACGCGCACCTCCTCGTCTCgggccgcctcgcctccccgcCCCACCTCGCCGCCTTCCTCGCCTCGCTCGCATCCTCCGGCCACCTCGCCTACGCGCGCCTCGTCCTCCCGCGGCGCCCCGCCACGCTTCTCGCCCACAACGCCCTCCTccgcgcgctcgcccgcggGCCGCGCCCGGGCCTCGCCTTCGCCGCCTTCCGGGACCTCCCGCTCCCGCCCGACCACTACTCCCTCAGCTtcctcgtccgcgccgccgctgccctggcggcggccccggccgcgGCTGGTGAGAGGCCCGTGCGCACCGAGGCGAGCGCGAGGAGGCTGCTGGTCGCGGTGTCCGCGCACGGGGCCGCGGTGCGGCGGGGCCACGCGGCGGATCCGCACGTCCAGAGCGGGGTCGTCTCCATGTACGCCGCGCTcggggacgccgccggcgcgcgcgccgctTTCGCGGAGATCACGTGCCCGGACGTGGTGTGCGTCACGGCGATGGTCGGGGCGCTCTCCGCGGGCGGCGACGTGGACGCCGCGCGGGACCTATTCGACGAAATGCCTCTGCGGGACCACGTCGCGTGGAACGCCATGATCGCGGGGTACGTGCACGTGGGCAGGACCAGGGAGGCGCTGAggctgttcgacgaaatgcaGAGTGCTGGCGCCGCCATCGGGGAGGCGACACTGGTCTCTGTGCTCACGGCATGTGCGCAAATGGGTGCATTGGACCGTGGCAAGTGGGTGCACTGGTATATGCGCAGCCATGGGATGCGGATGTCAGTCATGCTCGGCACTGCCTTGGTGGATATGTATTCCAAGTGCGGTGTGGTGGCAACGGCCATGGAGGTGTTTGAGAGCATGGGCGAACGGAACGTGTACACTTGGACAAGTGCAGTCAGCGGCCTTGCAATGAATGGCATGGGATTGGAATGCCTTGAGCTGTTCAAGCGCATGGAGAGCTCAGGGGTCCAGCCTAATGGTGTCACCTTTGTTGCTGTGCTACGTGGATGCTCCATGGCTGGGTTGGTAGACGAGGGGCGAACTTGCTTTGACTCCATGAAAGATAAGCACGGAATTGATCCTTGGCTTGAACACTACGGCTGCATGGTTGATCTCTATGGTCGAGCTGGGCGTCTAGACGACGCCATCAACTTCATCAATGGCATGCCTGTGGAACCGCATGAAGGTGTCTGGGGAGCACTGGTCAATGCTTCTCGGATTCATAATAATGTTGAGCTGGGCAAACATGCATTGGACAAGCTCTTGCAAATTGAGTCTGAAAATGATGCAGCTCATGTCCTGCTATCTAACATCTATGCAGTGACACAAAATTGGAAGGGCGTCAGCAGGGTTCGGGGCATGATGAAGGCCAAGGGAGTGAAGAAGGTGCCTGGTTGGAGTGCCATCGAGGTTGATGGCAAGGTACACGAGTTCTTTGTTGGAGGGAAGTCACACCCAAGGTACAAGGAGATCGAGATGATGCTTGCAGAGATGAGTCGGAGGCTGAGACTGCAAGGGTATGCTGCCAACACCAAAGAGGTCCTGTTTGATATtgaggaagaggagaaagaggacGCCATCTCCTTGCATAGTGAGAAGCTGGCACTTGCCTTTGGGCTGATCGCGTTGCCAGAAGACGTGGAAATTAGGATTGTGAAGAATTTGAGAGTATGCAAGGACTGCCACGATTATACAAAATTGATATCTAAGGTCTTCGACAGAGAGATAATCACGAGAGACAGGAATAGGTTTCACCATTTCAAGGATGGAACGTGCTCCTGTAAGGACTACTGGTGA
- the LOC117857089 gene encoding uncharacterized protein, with the protein MDSEADRAAPAPAAAAEASDDAIQEESAATAPARDGKAGSGAAAASAPEVEVQLFRRGRPVAVFRSPLGGWSQDQLEVGDILEQHGLKSVFAFDPATRKRGVAIRFNPRNGRSLLTYAPDSTIFLDGEPKDSLLKPITKMVIGVAAMTVVAAVLFKEAKMPEWLASRLGTVNFPPWVLACMVIVFVRLRKRTKNVMKKFGWAS; encoded by the exons ATGGATTCGGAAGCTGATagggccgcgccggcgccggcagccgccgcggaGGCCAGCGACGATGCCATCCAAGAGGAGTCTGCAGCCACGGCCCCTGCCCGGGACGGGAAGGCCGGATCcggggcggcagcggcctcagcgccggaggtggaggtgcaGCTGTTCCGGCGAGGGCGGCCGGTGGCCGTGTTCCGGTCGCCGCTGGGCGGGTGGTCGCAGGACCAGCTGGAGGTGGGAGACATCCTGGAGCAGCACGGCCTCAAGTCCGTCTTCGCCTTCGACCCCGCAACCCGCAAACGCGGCGTCGCCATCCGCTTCAACCCCCGTAACGGCCGCTCCCTCCTCACCTACGCCCCCGATTCCACCATCTTCCTCGACGGCGAACCCAAG GATTCTTTGCTGAAGCCGATCACGAAGATGGTGATTGGGGTCGCCGCAATGACGGTGGTAGCTGCTGTGTTATTCAAGGAGGCCAAGATGCCCGAGTGGCTTGCATCCAGGCTGGGCACCGTGAACTTCCCGCCATGGGTGCTGGCTTGCATGGTTATCGTGTTTGTGAGGCTCCGGAAGAGAACCAAGAATGTCATGAAGAAGTTTGGCTGGGCCTCATGA
- the LOC117857082 gene encoding pentatricopeptide repeat-containing protein At1g08070, chloroplastic, whose amino-acid sequence MEPGLLRSLLPTNLAHLLKTRPLHALLSDASTSRAARHLFDAVPHPTAALCSAFLSGLSKLSLHLELIEAIYSLHCRGAGIPPGCFPLVLKSCALSAATCQGRQAHCHALVRGMLGDVFVQTALVDFYAKNGDMVSAVKVFEEMPVKDPIPMNCLITGYSKSGDVEKARRLFDGMPRRTSASWNSMIACYAHGGEFHEALALFDRMLSEGASPNDITITTVFSICAKTGDIDTGRRARALIGERDLQNMIVHTALMEMYVKCRAIDEARQEFDQMPRRDVVAWSTMIAGYAQNGRPHESLELFERMKATNCKPNEVTLVGVLSACAQLGSDELGEQIGNYVESQRLPLTSYLGSALIDMYIKCGHVGRARNVFTRMEQKVVISWNSMIRGLALNGFADDAITLYEKMVSDGVQPNEITFVALLTACTHAGLVDKGMAFFEEMKKKHHVSPQVEHCACIVDLLCKSGRLWEAYKFICDMKVEPNAVIWSTLLSACRTHADVELAKLAAGKLLALEPDNSSIYVLLSNIYADAGLWGDVREIRDLMRSKNVQKLSAYSWIELDGEVHKFLVQDTYHPRSAEIYSAVDGLGLQLDQTNPDPELISEVC is encoded by the coding sequence ATGGAACCCGGCCTTCTCCGCTCCCTCCTGCCTACCAACCTCGCGCACCTCCTCAAGACCCGACCGCTCCACGCCCTCCTCTCCGACGCCTCCACCTCCCGAGCCGCACGCCACCTGTTCGACGCGGTGCCCCACCCGACAGCCGCCCTGTGTAGCGCGTTCCTCTCCGGCCTCTCAAAGCTCTCGCTGCACCTGGAGCTCATAGAGGCCATCTACTCGCTGCACTGCAGGGGCGCCGGCATCCCGCCGGGCTGCTTCCCGCTTGTCCTGAAGTCCTGCGCCCTCTCGGCAGCGACGTGCCAGGGCAGGCAGGCGCATTGCCACGCCCTTGTCCGTGGGATGCTAGGGGACGTGTTTGTGCAGACTGCTCTAGTGGATTTCTATGCAAAGAACGGGGACATGGTGTCAGCTGTGAAGGTCTTCGAGGAGATGCCAGTGAAGGACCCGATACCAATGAATTGCTTGATCACTGGGTATTCTAAGTCCGGGGATGTGGAGAAGGCGAGAAGGCTGTTTGATGGTATGCCGAGGAGGACATCCGCTTCATGGAATTCCATGATCGCCTGCTATGCACACGGTGGAGAATTCCATGAAGCATTGGCATTGTTTGATCGGATGTTGAGCGAGGGTGCAAGTCCAAATGATATCACTATCACAACGGTGTTCTCCATCTGCGCGAAAACTGGTGATATTGATACTGGTAGGCGAGCAAGGGCGTTGATCGGGGAGCGCGACTTGCAGAATATGATAGTCCACACTGCTTTGATGGAAATGTACGTCAAGTGTCGGGCTATTGATGAGGCTCGTCAGGAGTTTGATCAGATGCCACGAAGGGATGTCGTGGCATGGAGCACCATGATTGCTGGTTATGCGCAGAATGGGAGACCACATGAATCTCTTGAGCTGTTTGAGAGGATGAAGGCAACCAATTGCAAGCCGAATGAAGTTACTCTTGTTGGTGTATTGTCTGCATGTGCTCAGCTGGGTTCCGATGAACTTGGAGAACAGATTGGTAATTATGTTGAGAGTCAGAGATTGCCACTTACCAGCTATCTCGGTTCTGCTCTGATTGATATGTACATCAAGTGCGGGCATGTTGGCAGAGCTCGCAATGTCTTCACCAGGATGGAACAGAAGGTGGTCATCTCTTGGAACTCCATGATCAGAGGCCTAGCGCTGAATGGCTTTGCAGATGATGCAATCACCTTGTATGAAAAAATGGTATCAGATGGGGTTCAGCCAAACGAGATCACCTTCGTCGCACTATTGACAGCATGCACCCACGCTGGTCTGGTAGACAAAGGCATGGCGTTCTTCGaagagatgaagaagaagcaTCATGTCTCTCCTCAAGTTGAGCACTGTGCATGCATAGTGGACCTCCTCTGCAAGTCAGGCAGGCTGTGGGAAGCCTACAAGTTCATCTGCGACATGAAAGTTGAACCAAACGCGGTGATCTGGAGCACGCTGCTCAGCGCCTGCAGAACCCACGCAGACGTTGAGCTTGCCAAGCTCGCCGCGGGCAAGCTCCTGGCACTAGAGCCTGACAACTCATCGATCTATGTCCTCCTGTCCAACATCTATGCTGACGCAGGACTATGGGGCGATGTGAGGGAGATCAGGGACCTGATGAGGAGCAAGAACGTTCAGAAGCTGTCCGCCTACAGCTGGATAGAGCTGGACGGCGAGGTGCACAAGTTCCTGGTGCAAGATACCTATCACCCGAGGTCAGCTGAGATTTACAGCGCCGTCGACGGCCTGGGCTTGCAGCTGGACCAGACTAATCCTGATCCTGAATTAATTTCAGAGGTTTGCTGA
- the LOC117857083 gene encoding protein IQ-DOMAIN 28 isoform X1: MGKSPGKWIKSVLLGKKSTKSGSTKANESKAANNNGYSTGEERALSENSPVISEPVLVNPHKNGAVSANVKAENVNLPGDRAGQQNQSIVESETSGPGQLGEDQAAVKAQAAFRGYLARRSFRALKGIIRLQALIRGHLVRRQAVSTLRTTWLIVKFQALVRGRNVRLSGSDMQFNLKFGQHSLGGARSSDAWKDKLSSNAYVRKLLSSPIVLEPLHFQYDKRDPNSTYNWLERWTLGCIWKSVSQPKRVPDGKLLVRKASYAMETESAKLKRNIRKGSGATVESLPSESEKLKRNPKKSSNFPADSVPDSQLSELEKVKRNLRKVTNSMAEASKISSSRVDSSKVSDSTPDVPKVSNPVAEISKTSSLLNGISDHQDSQCEKALNEAQEYSGNGHLLEYSNIDNFDLVPGLKSDLETQFDSVSIGENVDEPTVVAPAVDIMPLQNIDNEDNVLRKKEEARSQEEHLSNGSHRTSKRKSSFPNKSEYVENGTHTTPVRPRQPSYMAATESLKAKLRAQVSPKLDSDSSAEKNGFTRRHSLPSSTNSRAVKAEWKR, encoded by the exons ATGGGAAAGTCCCCGGGGAAGTGGATCAAGTCTGTGCTCTTGGGGAAGAAATCAACTAAATCCGGTTCTACCAAGGCAAATGAATCG aaggCTGCAAATAACAACGGTTACTCAACTGGGGAGGAGCGTGCACTTTCTGAGAATTCTCCTGTGATCTCTGAGCCAGTGCTTGTTAACCCCCACAAAAATGGAGCTGTTTCAGCTAATGTGAAGGCTGAAAATGTCAATTTGCCAGGCGATCGGGCCGGGCAACAGAACCAAAGCATTGTTGAGTCCGAGACATCAGGTCCTGGGCAATTGGGAGAAGACCAAGCTGCAGTGAAGGCACAGGCAGCCTTTCGTGGTTACCTG GCACGAAGGTCATTCCGTGCATTGAAAGGTATCATAAGACTTCAGGCACTGATTCGAGGGCATCTTGTAAGGAGACAGGCTGTTTCAACCCTTCGTACTACTTGGTTGATTGTGAAGTTTCAGGCTCTAGTTCGTGGAAGAAATGTTAGACTCTCTGGAAGTGACATGCAATTCAATTTAAAGTTTGGCCAACATAGCCTTGGA GGTGCTAGATCGTCTGATGCATGGAAAGATAAGTTATCTTCGAATGCCTATGTTCGGAAG CTTCTGTCTTCACCAATTGTGCTAGAACCTCTTCACTTTCAGTATGACAAGAGGGATCCCAATTCAACCTACAACTGGCTAGAGAGATGGACCTTAGGCTGCATCTGGAAATCTGTTTCTCAACCAAAAAGAGTTCCTGATGGGAAACTACTGGTAAGGAAGGCTAGTTATGCGATGGAAACTGAATCAGCCAAGTTAAAGCGCAACATTCGGAAGGGCTCTGGCGCTACAGTCGAGAGTTTACCCAGTGAATCTGAGAAACTAAAACGTAATCCAAAGAAATCCTCTAACTTCCCTGCTGATTCAGTACCAGATAGCCAGTTATCTGAACTTGAGAAGGTTAAAAGGAACCTCAGGAAGGTAACTAATTCCATGGCTGAGGCCTCGAAGATATCTAGTTCCAGGGTTGATTCCTCAAAGGTATCTGATTCTACGCCTGATGTCCCAAAGGTTTCTAATCCTGTGGCCGAAATCTCAAAGACATCTAGTCTCCTGAATGGGATCTCTGACCATCAAGACAGCCAATGTGAAAAGGCGCTAAATGAAGCTCAAGAGTACTCTGGCAATGGTCATCTATTGGAATATTCAAATATAGATAACTTCGATTTGGTACCTGGTTTGAAAAGTGATCTGGAAACTCAGTTTGATTCGGTTTCTATAGGAGAAAATGTTGATGAACCCACTGTTGTTGCCCCAGCAGTTGACATTATGCCTCTGCAGAACATTGACAATGAAGACAATGTTTTACGGAAGAAAGAGGAAGCAAGGTCCCAGGAAGAGCATCTGTCTAACGGAAGCCATAGAACTAGCAAGAGAAAATCTTCATTCCCCAACAAATCAGAATATGTGGAAAATGGAACTCACACTACTCCTGTTCGGCCAAGGCAGCCAAGTTATATGGCGGCAACAGAGTCCTTGAAGGCGAAATTGCGAGCACAGGTTTCACCCAAGCTGGATTCTGATTCATCAGCAGAAAAGAATGGCTTCACTCGACGCCACTCTCTTCCTTCCAGTACAAACA GTAGGGCGGTCAAAGCTGAATGGAAGCGCTGA
- the LOC117857083 gene encoding protein IQ-DOMAIN 28 isoform X2, translating to MGKSPGKWIKSVLLGKKSTKSGSTKANESAANNNGYSTGEERALSENSPVISEPVLVNPHKNGAVSANVKAENVNLPGDRAGQQNQSIVESETSGPGQLGEDQAAVKAQAAFRGYLARRSFRALKGIIRLQALIRGHLVRRQAVSTLRTTWLIVKFQALVRGRNVRLSGSDMQFNLKFGQHSLGGARSSDAWKDKLSSNAYVRKLLSSPIVLEPLHFQYDKRDPNSTYNWLERWTLGCIWKSVSQPKRVPDGKLLVRKASYAMETESAKLKRNIRKGSGATVESLPSESEKLKRNPKKSSNFPADSVPDSQLSELEKVKRNLRKVTNSMAEASKISSSRVDSSKVSDSTPDVPKVSNPVAEISKTSSLLNGISDHQDSQCEKALNEAQEYSGNGHLLEYSNIDNFDLVPGLKSDLETQFDSVSIGENVDEPTVVAPAVDIMPLQNIDNEDNVLRKKEEARSQEEHLSNGSHRTSKRKSSFPNKSEYVENGTHTTPVRPRQPSYMAATESLKAKLRAQVSPKLDSDSSAEKNGFTRRHSLPSSTNSRAVKAEWKR from the exons ATGGGAAAGTCCCCGGGGAAGTGGATCAAGTCTGTGCTCTTGGGGAAGAAATCAACTAAATCCGGTTCTACCAAGGCAAATGAATCG gCTGCAAATAACAACGGTTACTCAACTGGGGAGGAGCGTGCACTTTCTGAGAATTCTCCTGTGATCTCTGAGCCAGTGCTTGTTAACCCCCACAAAAATGGAGCTGTTTCAGCTAATGTGAAGGCTGAAAATGTCAATTTGCCAGGCGATCGGGCCGGGCAACAGAACCAAAGCATTGTTGAGTCCGAGACATCAGGTCCTGGGCAATTGGGAGAAGACCAAGCTGCAGTGAAGGCACAGGCAGCCTTTCGTGGTTACCTG GCACGAAGGTCATTCCGTGCATTGAAAGGTATCATAAGACTTCAGGCACTGATTCGAGGGCATCTTGTAAGGAGACAGGCTGTTTCAACCCTTCGTACTACTTGGTTGATTGTGAAGTTTCAGGCTCTAGTTCGTGGAAGAAATGTTAGACTCTCTGGAAGTGACATGCAATTCAATTTAAAGTTTGGCCAACATAGCCTTGGA GGTGCTAGATCGTCTGATGCATGGAAAGATAAGTTATCTTCGAATGCCTATGTTCGGAAG CTTCTGTCTTCACCAATTGTGCTAGAACCTCTTCACTTTCAGTATGACAAGAGGGATCCCAATTCAACCTACAACTGGCTAGAGAGATGGACCTTAGGCTGCATCTGGAAATCTGTTTCTCAACCAAAAAGAGTTCCTGATGGGAAACTACTGGTAAGGAAGGCTAGTTATGCGATGGAAACTGAATCAGCCAAGTTAAAGCGCAACATTCGGAAGGGCTCTGGCGCTACAGTCGAGAGTTTACCCAGTGAATCTGAGAAACTAAAACGTAATCCAAAGAAATCCTCTAACTTCCCTGCTGATTCAGTACCAGATAGCCAGTTATCTGAACTTGAGAAGGTTAAAAGGAACCTCAGGAAGGTAACTAATTCCATGGCTGAGGCCTCGAAGATATCTAGTTCCAGGGTTGATTCCTCAAAGGTATCTGATTCTACGCCTGATGTCCCAAAGGTTTCTAATCCTGTGGCCGAAATCTCAAAGACATCTAGTCTCCTGAATGGGATCTCTGACCATCAAGACAGCCAATGTGAAAAGGCGCTAAATGAAGCTCAAGAGTACTCTGGCAATGGTCATCTATTGGAATATTCAAATATAGATAACTTCGATTTGGTACCTGGTTTGAAAAGTGATCTGGAAACTCAGTTTGATTCGGTTTCTATAGGAGAAAATGTTGATGAACCCACTGTTGTTGCCCCAGCAGTTGACATTATGCCTCTGCAGAACATTGACAATGAAGACAATGTTTTACGGAAGAAAGAGGAAGCAAGGTCCCAGGAAGAGCATCTGTCTAACGGAAGCCATAGAACTAGCAAGAGAAAATCTTCATTCCCCAACAAATCAGAATATGTGGAAAATGGAACTCACACTACTCCTGTTCGGCCAAGGCAGCCAAGTTATATGGCGGCAACAGAGTCCTTGAAGGCGAAATTGCGAGCACAGGTTTCACCCAAGCTGGATTCTGATTCATCAGCAGAAAAGAATGGCTTCACTCGACGCCACTCTCTTCCTTCCAGTACAAACA GTAGGGCGGTCAAAGCTGAATGGAAGCGCTGA
- the LOC117857086 gene encoding uncharacterized protein, with protein MATKLFLALQCVQCDTMQVKQQKKSSNKWVCVVCNQRQSVLRVHARGYRAADLRRFVQDANLARGRREFAPLAEPEAGWDPVQVEEQGDEFPTEKKRTDWSEYLNDEHRDGCGGVGADASDGESGEGIEVTTELPQERPKVRPRKAQSGVVGKRPKPLTHPTSSKRQQIEQGSSPYCATTTAEAQRSKWSKYLDTDFFEERKGSEKSGLHWTELDECATTEATTDVVVDDEVHPDFI; from the exons ATGGCGACGAAGCTCTTCCTTGCCCTCCAGTGCGTGCAGTGCGACACCATGCAG GTGAAGCAGCAGAAGAAGAGCAGCAACAAGTGGGTGTGCGTGGTGTGCAACCAGCGCCAGTCCGTGCTCCGCGTTCACGCCCGGGGCTaccgcgccgccgacctccgccgCTTCGTCCAGGACGCTAAcctcgcccgcggccgccgcgagtTCGCGCCTCTGGCGGAGCCTGAGGCGGGCTGGGACCCGGTGCAGGTCGAGGAGCAGGGCGACGAGTTCCCCACGGAGAAGAAGCGGACGGACTGGTCTGAGTATCTGAACGATGAGCACCGTGATGGCTGTGGTGGCGTGGGCGCGGATGCTTCAGATGGAG AATCAGGTGAAGGGATTGAGGTGACAACTGAACTGCCTCAGGAAAGGCCTAAAGTTAGGCCACGCAAAGCCCAATCAGGTGTAGTAGGAAAGAGACCCAAGCCGTTAACACACCCCACTTCGTCCAAGAGGCAGCAGATCGAGCAAGGATCAAGTCCCTACTGTGCAACTACTACTGCTGAAG CACAAAGATCAAAATGGAGCAAGTATTTGGATACGGACTTCTTTGAAGAGAGGAAAGGGTCTGAGAAATCTGGGCTGCATTGGACTGAACTTGATGAATGTGCCACTACTGAGGCCACTACTGACGTAGTGGTGGATGATGAGGTACACCCTGATTTCATCTGA